In Hasllibacter sp. MH4015, the following proteins share a genomic window:
- the cas9 gene encoding type II CRISPR RNA-guided endonuclease Cas9 (Cas9, originally named Csn1, is the large, multifunctional signature protein of type II CRISPR/Cas systems. It is well known even to general audiences because its RNA-guided endonuclease activity has made it a popular tool for custom editing of eukaryotic genomes.), whose translation MRLGLDIGTNSIGWWLYETDGAEANARIIGVIDGGVRIFSDGRDPKSGASLAVDRRAARAMRRRRDRYLRRRATLMKVLANAGLMPADPQEAKALTGLDPYALRATGLDQALPLTHLGRALFHLNQRRGFKSNRKTDRGDNESGKIKDATKRLDWAMNEAKARTYGEFLNKRRQQAGDPRHVPTVRTRLSVANRDGPDGKEEAGYDFYPDRKHLEDEFHELWAAQAPHHVELTDELRDLVFEKIFYQRPLREPEIGLCLFSGYDDVPPDERRLPKAHPLTQRRTLSETANQLRVTADGRESRPLTLEERNQIVYALDNRGPTKKPPMSASKGPALTLKHLADKVLHLPDGQRFTLETSVRDAIACDPVRASLSHPDRFGPRWSTLDSDAQWEVISRIRKVQSEAEHAALVEWLMQAHALDRDHAAATANAPLPEGYGRLGLTATIRILEKLEANVVTYAEAVAACGWHHSDQRTGECLDRLPYYGEVLDRHVIPGTYDEKDDEITRYGRITNPTVHIGLNQLRRVVNRIIETYGKPNQIVVELARELKQSEQQKRDAMKRIRDTTEAAKKRSETLEDLGIKDNGRNRMLLRLYEDLGPAIGPRCCPYTGKPIRVGMVFDGSCDVDHILPYSRTLDDSFANRTLCLTEANREKRNQTPWEAWGDTPKWDAIEANLKNLPDNKRWRFAPDAMERFEGENDFLNRALVDTQYLARISRAYLDTLFTKGGHVWVVPGRLTEMLRRHWGLNSLLSDKDRGAVKAKNRTDHRHHAIDAAVVAATDRSLLNRISKAAGQGEEAGQSAELIARDTPAPWEGFRSDLEVQLGKIIVSHRADHGRIDREGRKQGRDSTAGQLHNDTAYGLSRLDGEEEKVVSRYPLLSLKPGDIALTPKGKNIRDPQLQRVLEIATRGKDGKEFEAALRAFALTPGPYQGLRRVRLIETLQESARVEIGARPQGGPLKAYKGDSNHCYELWRLPDGKVRPQVVTTYEAHTGIEKRRHPAAKRLLRVFKRDMVALEREGETVICCVQKFNQAGILFLAPHLESNADARDRDPNDDFALFRMSPGPMHKAGIRCVSVDEIGRLRDGGPPAL comes from the coding sequence ATGCGCCTGGGTCTGGACATCGGCACCAATTCCATCGGCTGGTGGCTGTACGAAACCGACGGTGCCGAGGCGAATGCCCGGATCATAGGGGTGATAGATGGAGGTGTGCGCATCTTCTCGGATGGGCGCGACCCGAAATCTGGGGCCTCGCTGGCCGTCGATCGCCGGGCTGCCCGCGCCATGCGCCGCCGCCGTGACCGGTATTTGCGCCGTCGCGCGACTCTGATGAAGGTTCTTGCCAATGCCGGTCTGATGCCTGCCGACCCGCAAGAGGCGAAGGCGTTGACCGGGCTCGATCCTTACGCCCTTCGGGCAACCGGCTTGGATCAGGCCCTACCGCTGACCCATTTGGGCCGAGCATTGTTTCATCTGAACCAACGGCGGGGCTTCAAATCGAACCGAAAGACGGATCGGGGCGATAACGAAAGCGGCAAGATCAAGGACGCGACCAAGCGGCTTGACTGGGCGATGAATGAGGCAAAGGCCCGAACCTATGGTGAGTTCCTGAACAAGCGCCGCCAGCAGGCGGGCGACCCGCGTCATGTGCCAACGGTGCGCACCCGGCTCTCTGTCGCCAATCGGGACGGGCCGGACGGCAAAGAGGAGGCTGGTTATGACTTCTACCCGGATCGCAAACACCTGGAGGACGAGTTCCATGAGCTGTGGGCGGCCCAAGCCCCGCATCACGTTGAGCTGACAGACGAGCTACGCGATCTGGTTTTCGAAAAGATCTTCTACCAGCGCCCGCTGAGGGAGCCAGAAATAGGGCTTTGCCTGTTCTCCGGGTATGACGATGTCCCGCCCGACGAGCGCCGCCTGCCAAAGGCCCACCCCCTGACCCAACGCCGCACGCTTTCCGAGACCGCGAACCAATTGCGCGTCACAGCGGATGGGCGAGAATCCCGGCCTCTGACGCTGGAGGAGCGCAACCAGATCGTTTATGCACTGGACAACAGAGGGCCCACAAAAAAGCCTCCAATGTCGGCATCGAAAGGACCGGCGCTGACACTCAAACATCTGGCTGACAAAGTCCTACATCTCCCGGACGGTCAGCGCTTCACCTTGGAAACCAGCGTGCGCGATGCCATCGCCTGCGATCCGGTTCGGGCCAGCCTCTCGCATCCGGATCGCTTCGGCCCGCGCTGGTCCACGCTGGACAGCGATGCGCAATGGGAGGTGATCTCTCGCATTCGCAAGGTGCAGAGCGAGGCGGAACACGCCGCGCTGGTGGAGTGGCTGATGCAAGCCCATGCGCTTGACCGCGACCATGCCGCGGCCACTGCGAATGCCCCGCTGCCGGAGGGATACGGGCGCTTGGGGCTGACCGCGACCATCCGCATTCTGGAGAAACTGGAAGCGAACGTCGTCACCTATGCCGAAGCCGTTGCCGCCTGCGGCTGGCATCATTCGGACCAGCGGACGGGCGAGTGCCTTGATCGCTTGCCCTATTACGGCGAAGTGCTGGACCGCCATGTTATCCCGGGCACCTATGACGAAAAGGATGACGAGATCACCCGCTATGGCCGCATCACCAACCCGACAGTGCATATCGGGCTGAACCAGCTGCGGCGGGTGGTGAACAGGATCATCGAGACCTATGGAAAGCCCAACCAGATCGTGGTCGAATTGGCGCGGGAGCTGAAGCAATCCGAGCAGCAGAAGCGGGACGCGATGAAACGCATCCGCGACACGACGGAGGCGGCGAAAAAACGGAGTGAGACCCTCGAAGACCTTGGGATCAAGGATAACGGGCGCAACCGGATGCTTCTGCGGCTATATGAGGACCTCGGCCCCGCCATCGGGCCGCGCTGCTGCCCCTATACCGGCAAGCCGATCAGGGTGGGAATGGTCTTCGACGGCTCGTGCGATGTTGACCATATCCTGCCCTATTCGCGCACGCTGGATGACAGTTTCGCCAACCGGACACTCTGCCTCACGGAAGCCAACCGCGAAAAGCGCAACCAGACCCCGTGGGAGGCTTGGGGCGACACCCCGAAATGGGATGCGATTGAGGCCAACCTGAAAAACCTGCCCGACAACAAACGTTGGCGTTTCGCCCCGGATGCGATGGAACGTTTCGAGGGCGAAAACGATTTCCTCAATCGGGCCTTGGTGGACACTCAGTATCTCGCCCGAATTTCTCGTGCCTATCTGGACACGCTCTTCACCAAGGGTGGCCATGTCTGGGTTGTTCCCGGGCGGCTGACCGAGATGCTGCGGCGCCACTGGGGGCTGAACTCGCTGCTGAGCGACAAGGATCGCGGTGCCGTGAAGGCCAAGAACCGCACCGATCACCGCCATCACGCCATCGACGCCGCCGTGGTGGCTGCCACCGACCGGAGCCTGCTGAACCGGATCAGCAAAGCCGCTGGGCAGGGTGAAGAGGCGGGCCAGTCCGCCGAGCTCATCGCCCGCGACACGCCCGCGCCCTGGGAGGGTTTTCGCAGCGACCTCGAAGTGCAACTCGGAAAGATCATCGTCAGCCACCGCGCCGATCACGGCCGCATTGACCGGGAGGGTCGCAAGCAGGGCCGCGACAGCACAGCTGGGCAGTTGCACAACGACACCGCCTACGGGCTGTCGCGATTGGACGGCGAAGAAGAAAAGGTGGTTAGCCGTTACCCGCTGCTGTCACTAAAACCTGGCGATATCGCGCTGACGCCAAAGGGCAAGAACATCCGCGATCCGCAATTGCAAAGGGTGCTGGAAATCGCGACCCGCGGCAAGGACGGCAAGGAATTTGAAGCCGCTTTGCGGGCGTTTGCCCTAACGCCCGGACCCTATCAGGGCCTCCGCCGTGTTCGGCTGATCGAGACCTTGCAGGAAAGTGCCCGTGTCGAAATTGGCGCCCGCCCGCAGGGAGGTCCTCTCAAGGCCTATAAAGGGGATAGTAATCATTGCTATGAGCTTTGGCGTCTGCCGGATGGCAAGGTAAGACCGCAGGTCGTCACAACGTATGAGGCTCATACCGGCATCGAAAAACGTCGTCACCCGGCAGCCAAGAGGCTACTGCGTGTCTTCAAGCGCGACATGGTGGCGTTGGAGCGAGAGGGCGAGACGGTGATCTGTTGCGTGCAGAAGTTCAACCAAGCGGGGATATTGTTTTTGGCACCTCATTTGGAAAGCAATGCGGATGCCCGGGATCGTGACCCAAATGACGATTTTGCTCTTTTTCGGATGAGTCCAGGACCGATGCACAAGGCGGGCATCCGCTGTGTTTCTGTCGATGAAATCGGCCGCCTTAGGGACGGCGGCCCACCAGCCCTCTGA
- the cas1 gene encoding type II CRISPR-associated endonuclease Cas1 — protein sequence MDQIVDITTDGRHLSRERGFLKVSDGAEEIGRIPLDQIAGVIVHAHGTTWSTSLLTELADRGAPVVLCGSNHAPRSVLLPLEGHHAQGARLRAQWQAKAPLMKQAWKQIVICKIAMQAAALEAVGEAHAPVAILKRKVTSGDATGVEAQAARHYWPRMMGEDFRRDRTAPDLNALLNYGYTVLRAATARAVVAAGLHPTIGLHHSNRGNAFALADDLMEPFRPLVDCCVRSLSARNGPQVDTEAKQTLAQLIALDLPLGDGLTPVSVALGKLAISLGQSFEAGTLNLALPAPPDALTLAGLGS from the coding sequence ATGGACCAGATCGTGGATATCACCACGGACGGGCGGCATCTGTCGCGCGAGCGAGGGTTCCTGAAAGTAAGTGACGGTGCCGAGGAGATCGGCCGCATTCCGCTGGATCAAATCGCCGGTGTGATTGTCCACGCCCATGGCACCACGTGGTCGACCTCGCTGCTGACCGAACTGGCGGATCGCGGCGCCCCCGTTGTCCTTTGTGGGTCGAACCATGCGCCCCGCTCCGTCCTTCTGCCGCTTGAGGGGCATCATGCTCAGGGGGCCCGGCTTCGCGCCCAGTGGCAGGCCAAAGCCCCGCTCATGAAACAAGCGTGGAAGCAGATCGTTATCTGCAAGATCGCAATGCAGGCCGCCGCACTGGAGGCCGTGGGTGAGGCCCATGCGCCCGTCGCCATACTCAAGCGCAAGGTCACCAGTGGCGACGCGACCGGCGTCGAGGCTCAGGCGGCCCGCCATTACTGGCCCCGGATGATGGGCGAGGATTTCCGGCGGGACCGCACGGCGCCCGATCTCAACGCGCTCTTGAACTACGGCTATACCGTACTGCGGGCCGCCACCGCACGTGCCGTCGTTGCCGCCGGACTGCACCCTACCATCGGATTGCACCATTCCAACCGGGGCAATGCCTTTGCCCTAGCCGACGACTTGATGGAACCCTTCCGCCCGCTTGTCGATTGCTGCGTGCGTTCTCTCTCTGCGCGCAACGGGCCACAAGTGGATACCGAGGCAAAGCAGACGCTAGCCCAGCTCATCGCGCTCGACCTACCGTTGGGCGATGGCCTCACGCCCGTGTCGGTTGCACTCGGCAAGCTCGCCATTTCATTGGGTCAGAGCTTCGAGGCCGGGACGCTGAACCTGGCGCTGCCAGCCCCTCCTGATGCACTTACTCTTGCGGGGCTGGGGTCATGA
- the cas2 gene encoding CRISPR-associated endonuclease Cas2, with protein MWILVMFDLPTDTKPQRKAATKFRNFLLDEGFERSQFSVYARFVNGKEAFKTRVNRIERHLPEKGDIQILNFTDRQYRDIVHFSDQGRRTARKNPEQLALF; from the coding sequence ATGTGGATACTCGTGATGTTCGACCTGCCCACCGACACCAAGCCGCAACGTAAGGCGGCAACGAAGTTTCGGAATTTCCTGCTGGACGAAGGGTTCGAGCGTAGCCAGTTCTCGGTGTATGCCCGGTTCGTAAACGGCAAGGAAGCCTTCAAGACCCGCGTGAACCGGATCGAGCGGCATCTGCCTGAAAAGGGCGACATCCAGATCCTCAACTTCACCGACCGGCAATATCGTGATATCGTGCATTTCTCGGATCAGGGCCGAAGAACGGCTCGTAAAAATCCGGAGCAATTGGCGCTGTTTTGA
- a CDS encoding DUF3363 domain-containing protein produces the protein MTRNDTDIRVRPGKVRDRTQSSERVVRPARGFLADVHRAIRRAGGDPNKLAGSGKASGRYNARGRGAKVAARLKGRNQWSRSADGTRTRARRVTVKARIVKLNPQRGAARGRSFVSAKAVDAHLRYLLRDGVTLDGEKGQVYARDGDVADGGAFLDRGREDRHQFRFIVSAEDGAEIHDLRQMTRDLMARMEADLQTTLDWIAVDHFNTGHPHTHILVRGITDDGKILNIAGDYIAHGIRERASEVVTLELGRQTDLQVTDQLRREVHSERFTRLDRMLMAEQRTNSAFADLRPDKDTLETMKRNRALLIGRAQYLEKLGLALKIDAGVWHLRENAEPALRAMGERGDILKSMYRALEANYLEVQRGELPLSLHRENLRQRVVGRVLSKELSVNEAGDRMQLVIDGTEGQVHQIELQADHCDGIRRGMIVSATPPPTEPRVADHNILATRASDGTYSPSRHIEIARAREISPDPDRYVASHVRRLEALRRAGIVERWDEDHWSVPKDLPKQGLAYDRKRHGPGPRMTVLSPISLERQVTHDGATWLDRELAGQRQGALRMAGFGAQAGQAMDRRKRVLVKRGDAIDVGNGRIRMPKDLIRRLEGREVERVGSATAKKLGLRWQPVEPGSQFDGQLTGRMQLASGRFAMVDDGLGFSLVPWNDALGRRIGRQVSGVGMPGGGIDWTFGRQRGLGR, from the coding sequence ATGACCCGCAATGACACCGACATCCGCGTCCGCCCTGGCAAGGTCCGGGACCGCACCCAGAGCTCAGAGCGCGTGGTGCGCCCGGCGCGGGGCTTCCTTGCGGATGTGCACCGGGCGATCCGCCGAGCGGGCGGTGATCCGAACAAGCTGGCCGGGAGTGGAAAAGCTTCCGGACGGTATAATGCGCGCGGTCGCGGTGCGAAGGTGGCGGCGCGGTTGAAAGGTCGGAACCAATGGAGCCGGAGCGCTGACGGGACCCGCACCCGCGCCCGTCGGGTGACGGTGAAGGCGCGGATCGTGAAGCTGAACCCGCAGCGCGGGGCAGCGCGTGGGCGGTCTTTCGTGAGCGCCAAGGCCGTCGATGCGCATCTTCGGTATCTGCTGCGGGATGGCGTCACGTTGGACGGCGAGAAGGGTCAGGTTTACGCAAGAGACGGTGACGTCGCTGACGGCGGTGCGTTTCTTGACCGGGGCCGCGAGGATCGCCACCAGTTCCGCTTCATCGTCTCCGCGGAGGACGGAGCGGAGATTCACGACCTGCGCCAGATGACCCGCGATCTGATGGCGCGGATGGAGGCCGATCTGCAGACGACGCTCGATTGGATCGCCGTCGATCATTTTAATACCGGGCATCCGCACACCCACATCCTTGTCCGGGGCATCACCGATGACGGGAAGATCCTGAACATCGCGGGCGACTACATCGCGCACGGCATCCGCGAGCGGGCGAGCGAAGTTGTGACGCTGGAACTGGGCCGCCAGACCGACCTTCAAGTCACCGATCAGTTGCGCCGCGAGGTGCATTCGGAGCGCTTCACTCGCCTTGACCGGATGCTGATGGCCGAGCAGCGGACTAACAGCGCGTTCGCCGATCTTAGACCGGACAAGGACACGCTCGAGACGATGAAGCGCAATCGTGCGCTCTTGATCGGGCGGGCGCAGTATCTCGAGAAGCTCGGGCTGGCGCTGAAGATCGATGCGGGCGTCTGGCACTTGCGCGAGAATGCGGAACCCGCTTTGCGGGCGATGGGGGAACGGGGCGATATCCTCAAATCGATGTATCGCGCGCTGGAGGCGAACTATCTGGAGGTGCAACGAGGGGAGCTGCCGCTCTCCCTGCATAGGGAAAATCTGCGGCAAAGGGTCGTCGGTCGGGTTCTGAGCAAGGAGCTTTCGGTCAATGAAGCAGGCGACCGGATGCAACTGGTGATCGACGGAACCGAAGGTCAGGTGCACCAGATCGAGCTGCAGGCCGACCATTGCGACGGCATCAGGCGCGGCATGATCGTGTCGGCGACACCGCCGCCGACGGAGCCCCGCGTGGCGGACCACAACATCCTGGCGACGAGGGCGAGCGACGGAACCTACAGCCCGTCGCGGCATATCGAGATCGCACGGGCACGAGAGATCAGCCCCGATCCGGATCGCTATGTGGCATCCCATGTGCGACGACTCGAAGCTCTACGCCGCGCAGGCATCGTCGAGCGATGGGACGAGGACCACTGGTCGGTGCCGAAAGACCTGCCCAAACAGGGGCTCGCTTACGACCGCAAACGCCACGGTCCCGGCCCGCGCATGACCGTGCTGTCACCGATCAGTCTGGAGCGGCAGGTGACCCATGATGGGGCAACCTGGCTCGACCGGGAACTGGCGGGACAGCGGCAAGGCGCGCTGCGGATGGCGGGCTTCGGCGCGCAGGCCGGCCAGGCGATGGACCGCCGCAAACGGGTGCTGGTAAAGCGCGGCGATGCCATCGATGTTGGCAATGGTCGAATCCGCATGCCGAAGGATCTGATCCGGCGCCTGGAGGGGCGTGAGGTGGAGCGCGTCGGGAGCGCGACGGCGAAGAAGCTGGGCCTTCGCTGGCAACCTGTAGAGCCCGGCAGCCAGTTCGATGGTCAATTGACGGGGCGAATGCAACTGGCCAGCGGGCGCTTCGCCATGGTCGATGACGGCTTGGGCTTCAGCCTGGTGCCATGGAACGATGCACTGGGACGGCGCATCGGGCGGCAGGTGTCCGGTGTCGGGATGCCCGGGGGCGGTATCGACTGGACGTTCGGAAGGCAGCGGGGGCTGGGGCGTTAA
- a CDS encoding DUF6538 domain-containing protein: MGIAKRGRLYHLRRRVPRRYRDVEPRETVWISLHTDSETVARSKADRAWSQMIEAWEARLAGDSYDAEARYEAARDLARARGFRYLDAGAVAKLPVEDVVERVEAIPAPATQPDGIEAAALLGTVPAPRITVTKALELYWTLAREKTFGKSEDQLRRWEAPRKKAVKNFVVVVGDKEIANITRDDMLDFRQHWLDRIEAGEVTANSANKDLIHLGDVLKTVNTMRRLGLSLPFGELSFKEGEKLTRPPFSEDWIKTRLLAPGALDGLNGQARALLMGMINTGYRPSEGAALTAETIRLDCDVPHISIEPEGRQLKSHYARRVIPLTGVSLNAFEQYPEGFPRYRNRATLSAVVNKFLRANGLLETPRHSMYSLRHAFEDRMLAAGIDDRIRRDLFGHRLDRERYGKGASLEQVAELVGRIAF; encoded by the coding sequence ATGGGCATTGCAAAGAGAGGCCGTCTTTACCACCTCCGCCGCCGCGTTCCGCGCCGGTATCGTGATGTTGAGCCACGCGAAACTGTCTGGATCAGCTTGCACACCGACTCTGAGACCGTCGCCCGCAGCAAGGCGGATCGCGCGTGGAGCCAGATGATTGAGGCGTGGGAAGCACGGTTGGCTGGCGACAGTTACGACGCGGAGGCCCGCTACGAAGCTGCTCGTGATCTCGCCCGGGCGCGGGGCTTTCGGTATCTGGATGCCGGTGCGGTGGCGAAGTTGCCCGTGGAGGACGTCGTCGAGCGCGTCGAGGCAATCCCAGCGCCCGCAACCCAGCCTGATGGCATCGAGGCCGCCGCCCTGCTCGGCACGGTCCCGGCGCCCCGCATAACGGTCACCAAAGCGCTGGAACTCTACTGGACGTTGGCGCGCGAAAAAACCTTCGGCAAGAGCGAAGACCAGCTGCGCCGCTGGGAAGCGCCCCGCAAGAAGGCGGTGAAGAACTTCGTCGTGGTCGTCGGCGACAAGGAAATCGCCAACATCACCCGCGACGACATGCTGGACTTCCGCCAGCACTGGCTCGACCGGATCGAGGCGGGCGAGGTCACTGCGAACTCGGCGAACAAGGATCTGATCCATCTCGGCGACGTGCTGAAGACCGTGAACACGATGAGGCGCCTTGGCCTGTCGCTGCCGTTCGGCGAGTTGTCGTTCAAGGAGGGCGAGAAGCTGACGCGCCCGCCGTTCAGTGAAGACTGGATTAAGACGCGCCTGCTCGCGCCAGGCGCGCTGGACGGTTTGAATGGCCAAGCGCGCGCTTTGCTGATGGGAATGATCAACACCGGCTACCGGCCCTCCGAGGGCGCGGCGTTGACGGCCGAGACAATCCGGCTCGATTGCGACGTGCCGCACATCTCCATTGAACCCGAAGGACGGCAATTGAAGAGCCACTACGCGCGTCGTGTCATTCCGCTGACCGGTGTCTCGCTCAATGCCTTCGAGCAGTATCCCGAGGGCTTTCCACGTTACCGCAACCGAGCAACACTCAGCGCGGTCGTGAACAAGTTTCTCCGCGCGAACGGCCTGCTCGAGACCCCTCGCCATTCGATGTATTCCCTGCGCCACGCCTTCGAGGACCGCATGCTTGCCGCCGGGATCGACGACCGTATCCGCCGCGACCTCTTCGGTCACCGGCTTGACCGCGAACGATACGGCAAAGGGGCTTCCTTGGAACAGGTCGCCGAGTTGGTCGGACGCATCGCCTTTTGA
- the rarD gene encoding EamA family transporter RarD, whose translation MAHPTTNDDTPAGFAYAVSAYVLWGGLPIYLKALSHVPAMEVVAHRVLWSLPIIGLLIWITGRTDDLKTAIRSSAMLGMAAVTAAFISINWGVYIWAIANDRALDGALGYYINPLFSIFLGAVLLGERLSPLQWGAVALAALAVLVLTVEEGRLPWVALALMLSWGGYAFCKRRLPIGPNQGFFLEVAILCLPALVYVAWLGATGQGAFLRGAALDTWLLIGCGLVTAIPLILYVNGAKLLRLSTIGILQYIAPTLIFLVAVFLFEEPFGPARMIAFPMIWGALVLYSIALFRQSRR comes from the coding sequence ATGGCGCATCCCACGACCAATGATGACACGCCGGCCGGGTTTGCCTATGCCGTCAGCGCCTACGTCCTCTGGGGTGGCTTGCCGATCTACCTCAAGGCCCTGTCCCATGTCCCGGCCATGGAGGTCGTGGCCCACCGTGTGCTGTGGTCCTTGCCAATCATCGGGCTGCTGATCTGGATCACGGGACGGACCGACGACCTGAAAACGGCCATCCGCTCCTCCGCGATGCTGGGCATGGCGGCGGTGACGGCGGCGTTCATCTCGATCAATTGGGGGGTCTATATCTGGGCGATCGCGAATGATCGGGCACTGGACGGGGCGCTGGGGTATTACATCAACCCGCTCTTCTCAATCTTCCTGGGCGCAGTGTTGTTGGGCGAACGGCTCAGCCCGTTGCAATGGGGCGCCGTGGCGCTGGCCGCGCTTGCCGTGCTGGTTCTGACGGTGGAAGAGGGGCGGCTGCCCTGGGTGGCGCTGGCCCTGATGCTCAGTTGGGGCGGCTACGCGTTTTGCAAGCGCCGTCTGCCCATCGGCCCGAACCAGGGCTTCTTTCTCGAGGTCGCGATCCTGTGCCTTCCCGCCCTGGTCTACGTGGCGTGGCTTGGAGCGACCGGGCAGGGCGCATTCTTGCGTGGCGCGGCGTTGGACACCTGGCTTCTGATCGGATGCGGCCTGGTCACGGCGATACCCCTGATCCTCTACGTCAACGGCGCGAAGCTTCTGCGGTTGAGCACCATCGGCATCCTGCAATATATCGCGCCGACCCTGATCTTCCTGGTCGCTGTCTTCCTTTTCGAGGAACCTTTCGGCCCCGCGCGCATGATCGCCTTCCCGATGATTTGGGGCGCCTTGGTGCTCTATTCCATCGCACTGTTCCGGCAATCGCGTCGCTGA
- a CDS encoding DUF2541 family protein — protein sequence MKLNIKALVLIAVAASAALPASANTFLGARVAADTSDIDVISVPGPALFREVRFCVVNRAVHFGDVDVRFALGGSQDLNVRRIVTPGNCTGWFNLRGPVRNIDAIRFRYQTIVNAGPQALVTAHGR from the coding sequence ATGAAACTGAACATCAAAGCCCTTGTCCTGATCGCCGTCGCCGCGTCTGCCGCGCTACCGGCCTCGGCCAACACCTTCCTTGGTGCCCGCGTCGCGGCCGATACCAGCGATATCGACGTCATCAGCGTCCCCGGACCCGCGCTGTTCCGCGAGGTGCGGTTTTGCGTGGTGAACCGCGCCGTGCATTTCGGTGACGTCGACGTGCGTTTCGCCCTCGGCGGCAGCCAGGACCTCAACGTCCGTCGCATCGTGACGCCTGGCAATTGCACGGGCTGGTTCAACCTGCGCGGCCCGGTCCGCAACATCGATGCGATCCGCTTCCGCTACCAGACCATCGTGAATGCCGGTCCCCAAGCGCTCGTGACGGCCCACGGGCGGTAA
- the ychF gene encoding redox-regulated ATPase YchF, giving the protein MGFKMGIVGLPNVGKSTLFNALTKTAAAQAANFPFCTIEPNVGDVAVPDARLDKLAAIAASKSIVPTRMTFVDIAGLVKGASKGEGLGNQFLANIRETDAIAHVLRCFEDGDVTHVDGRVDPIADAETIETELMLADLESIEKRLQNIVRKVRGGDKEAVQAQRLMEAAKAALDEGRPARTVDVAAEDAKAWSMLQLLTAKPILYVCNVEEENAGTGNAQSARVAEMAAEQGNAHVVISAKIEEEIAQLSAEDAEMFLQELGLEEAGLDRLIRAGYALLNLQTYFTVGPKEARAWTIKEGTLAPQAAGVIHGDFEKGFIRAETIAYDDFVALGGENAAKEAGKMRAEGKGYVVKDGDVLHILHSG; this is encoded by the coding sequence ATGGGTTTCAAGATGGGCATCGTCGGCCTGCCGAATGTGGGCAAATCCACGCTGTTCAACGCGCTGACCAAAACGGCGGCGGCACAGGCGGCGAATTTCCCGTTCTGCACGATCGAACCCAATGTGGGGGACGTGGCCGTCCCCGATGCGCGGCTCGACAAATTGGCGGCGATCGCGGCGTCGAAGTCCATTGTACCCACGCGCATGACATTCGTGGACATCGCGGGCTTGGTGAAGGGCGCATCGAAGGGCGAAGGCCTGGGCAACCAGTTCCTCGCCAACATCCGGGAGACGGACGCGATCGCCCATGTCCTGCGCTGTTTCGAGGATGGCGACGTGACCCATGTGGATGGCCGCGTGGACCCCATTGCGGATGCGGAAACCATTGAGACGGAGCTGATGCTGGCCGATCTGGAAAGCATCGAGAAGCGCTTGCAGAACATCGTCCGCAAGGTGCGCGGCGGCGACAAGGAGGCGGTGCAGGCGCAACGCCTGATGGAGGCCGCGAAGGCCGCGCTGGATGAGGGGCGGCCCGCCCGCACGGTGGACGTGGCCGCAGAGGACGCCAAGGCGTGGTCGATGCTCCAGCTGCTGACGGCGAAACCGATCCTCTATGTTTGCAACGTGGAAGAGGAGAATGCTGGGACCGGGAACGCGCAATCCGCCCGTGTGGCCGAGATGGCCGCGGAGCAGGGCAACGCCCACGTGGTGATCTCCGCCAAGATCGAGGAAGAGATCGCGCAGCTAAGCGCCGAGGATGCGGAGATGTTCCTGCAGGAGCTCGGGCTGGAGGAGGCCGGTTTGGATCGGTTGATCCGCGCGGGTTACGCGCTGCTGAACCTGCAGACCTATTTCACGGTCGGCCCCAAGGAGGCACGCGCCTGGACCATCAAGGAGGGCACGCTCGCCCCCCAGGCCGCGGGCGTGATCCACGGCGATTTCGAGAAGGGCTTCATCCGGGCCGAGACGATTGCCTATGACGATTTTGTCGCCCTGGGCGGGGAGAACGCGGCCAAGGAGGCCGGCAAAATGCGCGCCGAGGGCAAGGGATACGTGGTGAAGGACGGGGACGTCCTGCATATCCTGCATTCGGGATAA